The window catccacttttgcttcccccactaattcttcccagtttgcgagcagcaggtcaagaaaagctcccccccagttggctcgtctagcacttgcaccaggaaattgtcccctacgctttccaaaaacttcctggattgtctatgcactgctgtattgctatcccagcagatatcaggaaaattaaagtcacccatgagaaccagggcgtgcgatctagtagcttctgcgagttgccggaagaaagcctcatccacctcatccccctggtccggtggtctatagcagactcccaccactacagcactcttgttgctcacacttctaaacttaatccagagacactcaggtttttctgcagtttcgtaccagagctctgagcagtcatactgctcccttacatacagtgctactcccccaccttttctgccctgcctgtccttcctgaacagtttataaccatccaagacagtactccagtcatgtgagttatcccaccaagtctctgttatcccaatcacgtcataattccttgacatcaccaggacctccagttctccctgcttgtttccaaggctttgtgcattcgtatataagcacttgagataacctgctgatcgcccctcattctcagtatgaggcaggagccctcccctcacagacattcctgcctgtgcttcctcccggtatcccgctttcccactgacctcagggctttggtctccttcccccggtgaacctagtttaaagccctcctcactaggttagccagcctgctcgcaaagatgctctttcctctcttcgtaagatggagcccatctctgcccagcactcctccttcatggaacaccatcccatggtcaaagaatccaaagccttctctccgacaccacctgcgtagccattcattgacttccacgattcgacggtccctgccctggccttttcctttcatggggaggatggacgagaacaccacttgcgcctcaaactcctttatccttcttcccagagccacgtagaccgcagtgatctgctcaacgtcattcttggcagtatcattggtgcccacgtggagaagcaggaaggggtagcgatccgagggcttgatgagtctcggcagtctctccgtcacatcgcaaatcttagcccctggcaagcagcagacttcttggttttcccagtcagggcggcagatagatgactcagtcccccggaggagagagtccccgaccaccaccacccgcctccttctcttgggagtatggtcgtggaaccccccatctcaggacagtgcatctcatgccttccaaccagcggagtctccttctgctttctccccccagacatatcatctggtccactctctgcaacggtacctgtggagagaacatgaaagcggttagttacctgtgtccgcgttgctggaacccggacattcccccttcttcttctggaggtcacatgttgccaatcTTCTTCattggcctcttggctccgctgtgcaacctgctctaaatctttagagctttgtgcccgtagaagcatatcctgacttttgtccagaaaatcctcagtttctcatatgcaacgcagggtcattatctgttgctccagaccttcaatcttctcttccaatatggagaccagcttgcactttgtacagacaaagttgcttctgtcctgtggaagaaagacaaacatggcacatccagtgcaggtcacaacagctgaacccccccattccatatcaccttcctactatgagcttcctcagaacAGCCATGCCAGGAGCAGTGTCCCAGCCCCACAGtgcccagggctgcccagcatgtgggaagggggcagtaGCACTGACGGGGCAGCTCTTTGTTACGAGAGTCGCTGTGGAGCAGCCCCCGAGCGAGGCTgggagcccagcaccccagggctGGACGGGCCCCGTAAACAGGAGCAACCCCTggtgggctggcagctggaggccGTCCTGCAGAGAGTGCAGGTctggcccccccgcagcccccggtgTCCTGCCCCTGGCACAGTCCAGGTTCAGCCTAGTTATTCCTGCTTCTGAGCCGTGGACCCCGGGGGACACGACCAGCTGGGATCCAGGCCCCCAGCTGGGAAGAAGCTAGTCCAGGCCCCGGCGGCTGCAGCTCTGGAGGGCATGTAAAGCCCAGGAAGGCCCAACCTCAAGGGGCTCAAGCAAGAGGTTTCACTTCTGGACTGGCCACAGACCTTCTGCAGCCCCGGAACAGACTCAGCACAATCTCCCTTCCCATCGTCCCATCATTTTAACACCTCCCCAAGCCCCTGCGGGGCTGCCACAGCCCAGGCCCCCCAAGCCACCTTGCCTGGTCCCTAGGGTGTTTTGGCCGCTGGCCCCATGGAGCTCGGCCCAGGAAGGGTGAAGGATCCTGTAAGGCCCAGGGAGGGGTTGGTCCCTTCACCAGGGGCGGCTCTGGGTAGTCACAGCCACAGGTACTtggccagaaaggcagccaggatCTTGCAGAGGTTCTCCAtggtctgggggtgcaggttctgctCCGTGTCCTCCATCGTGTGCCAGACCCATGGGAAGGGGGTGGCGATGAGGTGCAGCACCGGCACTCCTGCGGCCAGACAGATACATGGATAGTCAGCAGGGATCCAACCCAGGATCTGCATCACTGCAAGCCCAGCCTCTACTGCTGGAGCTACAAGAGTAATTCCACTATTGTCAGCAGTAGTAGACTATTATCCCCATGTGGCCCAGCCACTAGCGGGCGACGGGCGACATTCTAAATGCGCACACTGTCTCAGTAGATGGAGCCAGGCCCTCAGGCACGACCTGACCTTACATCTAGGAGCCGTGTGCTCCCCTGACCTAGCAACGAGCAGCTGGCCCAGGTGCATTATGGGAACCAGATTGGCCGGAGACATCAAGCGAGTCAGGGCCAAGTGGCTAGATAGCAATGATATGTTTATAAAGTCTTTCACTCCCAAGGATCCCAGAGCCTAAGTtcaaaatgcagtcacctctggggtgaagtgtGCCAGGCAGGGAAACATCATCTATAAAGCATGTTACCCCTGtaaataacacctagctcttgcATAGCCCTTGTCCTCaggggatcccaaagcactttacaaagggggtcAGAATGATTCCccccacttcacagatggggaagctgaggaagACAGCggcaaagtcacccagcagggcagtggcaaagccaggacctgaacccaggtctcagtcCCTTGCTCCTCTCATGAGGCCAGGCTTGTGTGGGAGCCTGGGGGAGTCTCACCACGCTTTGTCTGCACACATTCTGCCCTGGCTCCCCCGGGGAGGCCTCCCCAGCTGTCCATCCCACTCTGCTCTGCGCCTGGATGTCCGGTAGCATGGGGCAGGACAGGTACCTTTGCGAAGGAAGGGGATGTGGTCCTCTTCGACAGGCCCATAGGCAGGCTCCCGCTGGAAGTACGTCTGCTCCCGGGGGTGGGACTGCAGCAGGCCCAGCCGGTGCAGACGCTTCTCTGGGCAACACAGAGAAGAGAGTGAGGAATGGGCTGGTTCCTGGGACCTGCcaggctgggggtgtggcagaACGAGCCCCACAGGGGGCTACACCTGGCCGCTCACAACAGAGCTCCCTGAGGACACGGAGACGctgccggggagggaggggggatttcaAACCTGACAAGTCGTGTTTGAGGGAAATAAAGTGTTGGTGAAAGATGCCAGGTCAACAGCCCTGGGGACTGAATCCCCAACTCCCAGCTCTGTCccacagctggggatagaacccaagagtcctggttcccagcccccctgctctaaccactagaccccactcccgtcccagagctggggctagaacccaggcacCTTTATTCATTGTCAGACAGACGCAGGACCATCAGgactggcgggggagggggtagctgtCCTGCTACAGATGCCTGGGGGggcaagccccctcccacccctggaaGAAAGGAAGGTTTGGTACCGATGCCGACGAGCCGGTCTAACCAGGAGGCAGTGAGGGGGAAGTGGTTCTGGATGGTCGGGTGGCGGGCCCCCAGCAGGTCCAGCAAGATAAACAGGCTCTGCAAGGAGGCAATGAGGGGTTAAATCTGTAGGGGCCCAGTCACCCCAGGAGGATCTGAGGGAGGGATTGGTACAAGATCCAGTGCAGACAGATTGAGCCCCCTGCCTACCCTGGACAggcacccccaccatctccctccagcctgaaagATCCCCCACGCAGAACTCCCCAGAGGGGCAGGTGGGCGGCTCTCACCATAGcctggagctggctggtgcccggCTGGTGCTGAGCCTTGGCCATGGACAGCCCCGTACAGGGAATCCCTCTCACTCCACTCCCCAAAGGCCTCCTCGCCGTCcaggaacagcagctgcagcgtcacctcagagccctggggagagacacagggcTCGCTCAACACCTGGCACTGCTGGACAGGTGAGAGGACTGCACCCAGGACAGCAGCAGAGTTAGGGATAGAACCCAGCtccccttctctaaccactagaccccattcccctcccagagccagagatagaacccaggagtcctggcacccatcCCCCCTGGTTTTACACactagactccattcctttccccaAGACAAGAGTAGAACCCCCAACCCAGGAAGCTCTCACCTGCTCCTTGGCCTTCAGCAGCTTCGCGTCCAAGGGAGTGGCCAGTTCCAGAAGGATAGCACAGGGCACGGCCAAGTCGGTGGCCCCCAGGAAGGTGCGGCCCTGTCTTTCCCAAGCTGCCACCCCACCGGGCATGAAACATCACcagctccatccagcccagggaccacatggacaggtactggggctgggatggggactCTGTGGAATCTCAGATTAAAGGAGCACCTTTAGATTTGGGATGGAGGGGctagctgcagagcagggaggtCTTTCCTAAATTCCCCAGGCTTACCCTGATCTGAGGCTGTACAGAGgaggctccccagccagcagctgccttaTCAGAACTGTGttcattagatagatagatagatagatagatagatagatagatagatagatagatagatagattcagggtaatgtatcagaatctggccctcaccCCATTGCACTCAGCGGGTTTCTCTCGTTTTACCCTGGGGGAGATGAGATCAGAACCCAAGACCGCCAGTTCCAAGAACTCCACAGACCTGTGTTGTCACTGGATCTATTACCGAGGGGACATTAGACAAGGGGAGGCACCAGAATACCCCTCTGTGGGACAGAATGACAGACTGAGGGGCAGAGTTTGTGTCTCCCGCTTTGAAGTCCTGTGTCTTTGTGCATGCAGAGCTCTGTGCAAAACCCACCATCTCTGTGAGCCCCAGGGCGGATGATGGCCCTGGCAGGAGCTGTGACCATCCTCTGAAAGAGTCGGTGCCAGGGTATAAGGGTTGTTCTGTACAAAGGA is drawn from Eretmochelys imbricata isolate rEreImb1 chromosome 23, rEreImb1.hap1, whole genome shotgun sequence and contains these coding sequences:
- the LOC144279304 gene encoding LOW QUALITY PROTEIN: glutaminyl-peptide cyclotransferase-like protein (The sequence of the model RefSeq protein was modified relative to this genomic sequence to represent the inferred CDS: inserted 2 bases in 1 codon); the encoded protein is MPGGVAAWERQGRTFLGATDLAVPCAILLELATPLDAKLLKAKEQGSEVTLQLLFLDGEEAFGEWSERDSLYGAVHXAKAQHQPGTSQLQAMSLFILLDLLGARHPTIQNHFPLTASWLDRLVGIEKRLHRLGLLQSHPREQTYFQREPAYGPVEEDHIPFLRKGVPVLHLIATPFPWVWHTMEDTEQNLHPQTMENLCKILAAFLAKYLWL